TCCTTATATCAAATTTAAGGATGGAGATATCTAACCCTTTTTTTCGGTGTTAACGCTTTGGTGGTATTTGGGTAAGGGGGTGGGGAGAGCTTTCTGAGGGGCGGATTGTTGTGAGGTTGGAAGTTTAGATGAGGGCTTGATAATAGCCCAAAATAAAAAAGGCCCTACCAGAGATAGAGCCTTCTTTCATCAGGTCTAAGGTGACTTAGAACTGGTAATTCAGAGCCAAGCTGAACAGGTAAGCTTCGGTCTTGGTGGTGCCACCATCGAAGTAGGTGATCAGGGTATCGCTAATGTTGTTAGCTTCCTGAATAACCTCGTCGTCACCCCAGATATAGGCGAAAGATCCGTCAACAGTGAGCTTTTCGCTTAGTGAGTAGGTACCGCCAACAGTCAGCCACTGGCGATCAGTGTCAGGAATAGACAGGGTACGCCAGGTAATTGGGAGATCTTCGTCTACCAGCTCTGAAAGCTCTTCGGTTTCATGGCGATTCAAACCGTCGCGGGCTGCGCCTTGGTCGTAGGCGTAACCAAAGCGGAAGGTCCATTCATCATTGCGGTAGTATTCACCGCCGATACTGAAGCGAGAACCGCTCTGGAAGTTTTCTTCTTTCAGCAGAAGCGGGTTGTAGTCTTCACCTGCGGAGGGGATAAAGGCTTCGAGGCGCTCGAAGCGGTCCCAGTTGGTCCACATGTAGCCTACTGCCACACCCCAGTTATTGTTGAAGCGGTGGTAGAAGCCCAGCTCCAAGGTGTCAGGCAGGTTCAGGGTCAGGTTACCGGAAGTATCGTCAAATGAATCCAGCGGGCTCGGAGCGATGTCGGAGCTTACTTCACCCTTGATTTTGGGGTCGTACTTAGCGTGGTAAGAAATACCTGCGCGAGTGTTGTCGCTGATGCGCCACAGGCCGCCGATGGTCCAGCTCAGGTCCCAGGCATCGCCTTTAACGTCAAGTACGGTGGCACCGGCAGGATTAAATCCTAAAACGGGTTCTACAACATCACCTATCAGGAAATCGTCGGGGAAGGTAGTGTTCAGTTCTGCGTCGACGTAGAAAATATTTGCTGCCAGGCCAATGCTGAATTGATTGTTAAAGTCATAAGCAACAGATGGCTGGATGTTTACAGTCAGCAGAGAGGTTTTGTTGGCGATCGTAGTTGCAGGGAAGTTATCCGGGAAATCAGTTTCCAGGCCAAAATCGGTGTACATAGCCAGACCCCAGGACCACTCATCATTGATGGGGGCTGCCAGATAGCCATTGGGGATTACTGCGCTGGTGGCGTAGTCATCGGCGCTAGCTGGAGTTTCGAATCCCAGGTAGCCAGTTTCCGCACTGCCGACATAATAAGTAACGTCACCATCTACATCGATCTCGGGGTCAACGTAAGTGGCACCAAGAGAAATGGTGTAGGTATTGAACAGTGCTGAACCGGCTGGGTTACGTGCCAGAATCGCAGCGTTGTCGCCGATAGTGTTTTCGGCAGCAAATGCGCGGCCAAGGCCTGTTGCACTGGTTTCCTGCAAGTAGAAACCTGCAGCCATAGCGCCTTGGGAAACGGAGCTGATAGCTGCGGCCAGAACTGCGTGTCGCAGGTATTTTTTATTCATGAGAACCCATCTCTAAGTCTGCTGATTACTGAAAGCCATAAACAGGTTGGAATAAACTCTGCCATGGCAGGAAGGCCTTTAGACTTATATAAGTACCTTCCACTTCCGTAGCAAATCCCTTACTAAAAAGTCTAGCAATACGTCATTGCCCTAGTGAGGGAGAGGAGTGACTTTATAAAGACAATGGGGACAAAAATCTATCCAAGTCGACGGATTTTTTTTCATTAGTCGAAAATGTGGCCATTTATTGGCTGGCAGCGACTTTTTCGCCGTTGATGGATAAATTTGTCAGGTTGATTTGATACCTTTTGCCATTTTCTTCTCTTTGGATAAGTTTCACCAAAGCGTAGTTCCATTGCGGTGCGATCCAGACAGTTGTCTCTCTTCCAGAGTCTTTATCTCTCACTCGAGCGACTTTAATTGTCTCCACCGGACCCAGAGGTGTTTTTAGGGTTTCAGTGCCAACTTGACTGAATTTGTAATCGCGAATTTTTTTGCCGTCGGCAACTTTGTATTGAAGGTCTGTTTTTCCAGCGGCGACATCGAGTGCCAGTTGGATTTGATAGCTCACCTTGTCAAGAATATTGGGTGGGGCGTCTTTGAGATCCCGCTCCGGATTATGGACGTTAAAGATCATACCTTTTGACGGTTCGAAATTAAGCACCGTGGCGCGATTTCGACCAAGGCCTTTGCGGCGATATTCGTAATGTTGGGGGGTGATATGGCCATCCTGGCTGGTAAAGCGAGAGTACTCTTTAATGCTGGCAAAAAGGGCGCTGCTATCGAAGTCCAGGCGCCAGTTGCCGTCCTGTCCGGACAATTCCCGAGTGGCGGTAATGCTGATCCCATTAAATCGGGCGGCGTAGGTGGCTTTGAAAGGTTCCAGCTCAGCAGCAATTGCCTGGCCGGTAATTAAAAAAAGAAACAGAGAGGTAGCAAAAAGGCGCACTGTGATATCCCACAAAAAACTGAACCCTTTTGAATACTAGCTGGCGAGGCGCGCAAAGTACATTGAAGGACTTTCACCCCGCCAGCTATCAAGGGCTGGTTTTATGCGGAAACCTGAACCCCATGGTGAGGTAGTAATTCACCATCCAGCTGAACTCGATCATCCGCCATTTGCAGGCGCTGTTGAGCAAACCAGGTAACCGCCATGGGGTAAATGATGTGCTCTTGAACCTGCACTCGCTTTGCCAGTAGCTCAGGAGTGTCTCCCTCCTTAATAGGAACAATGGCCTGGACGATAGGTGGCCCGCCATCGAGTTCCTCGGTGACAAAATGCACGGTTACGCCGTGTTCTTTATCCTCGGCTTCCAGTGCCCGCTTATGGGTATGCAGGCCCTGGTACTTCGGCAGTAAGGAGGGGTGAATGTTGATTAGGCGGCCGTTGTAGTGGCGCACAAAGTCGGGTGTCAAAATACGCATAAACCCAGCCAGTACAACCAAATCTGGTTTGCACTTGTCGATCTCTTCGATCAAGGCGTGATCGAAGGTTTCTCTGCTGGAGAAATCCCGGTGATCCACCACAGAGGTGGGAACGCCTGCCTGTTCTGCGCGAGTCAGACCATAGGCATCTGCCTTATTGCTGACAACTGCAGTCACGGAAAAAGGCGCGCCCTCTTGTGCGGCGGCATCCAGCAGAGCCTGCAGGTTGCTGCCACTACCGGAGATTAATACGGCAACTCTACAAGACATTACAGCCCCGCCAGCTCTACTGCTTCCGCCCCTTCTTTGGCATCTTCGATAGTGCCAACGACAAAGGCGTCTTCGCCCATTTGCTTGAGAGCGGATAGTGCCGACTCGGATTGCTCTGCAGGCACGCAAATAACCATGCCAACACCGCAGTTAAACGTGCGGTACATTTCGCGGCTATCGATATTGCCTGCATCACGCAGCCAATTAAATACAGGAGGCATTTCCCAGCTGGTGACATCAATACGCGCGCTGCAGCCTTCGGGCAGTACGCGGGGCAGGTTTTCCAGTAAGCCGCCGCCAGTGATATGGCTTAGCGCATTCACCTGGAAGGTCTTCATTAATTGCAGCAGGTTTTTAACGTAAATACGGGTCGGGGCCATCAACGCTTTGGCCAGGGTTTCACCGCCGATGTCCTGCTGGAGATCGGCACCGCTGACTTCTAGAACCTTGCGGATCAGGGAGTAGCCATTGGAGTGGGGGCCACTGGAGGCCAGGCCGATCAATACGTCGCCAGCTTTAACTTTGCTGCCGTCGATGATTTCAGATTTTTCTACGACACCGGTGCAGAAGCCTGCCAGGTCATAATCGTCGCCTTCGTACATGCCGGGCATTTCGGCGGTCTCGCCGCCGACCAGTGCGCAGCCTGACAGCTCACAGCCTTTGCCAATGCCGGTAACTACTTCTGCAGCAATATCGACATTGAGTTTGCCGGTTGCGTAATAGTCGAGGAAGAAGAGGGGTTCAGCTCCTGCTACGATCAAGTCATTCACACACATGGCGACAAGATCGATACCGATGCTGTCGTGAATGCCCAAGTCCATTGCCAGGCGTAACTTGGTACCTACACCGTCGGTGCCGGAAACCAAAACCGGCTCTTTATAGCCGCTTGGAAGTTCACACAGGGCGCCGAATCCGCCCAGTCCGCCCATTACCTCGGGGCGGGATGTGCGTTTGGCGACATTTTTGATGCGCTCTACCAGTGCATTACCTGCGTCGATATCGACACCGGCATCTTTATAAGAGAGGGATGTTTGCGTAGATTGCGGCTTGGAATCGCTCATGATTCTTCCTGCGGTGGGTATTCGAAGGGCGCGTATTCTATCTGGGTCTTGCCTCGGGAGCCACGCCCAGACGGCATCTCGAAGGGGGATTTCGGCATTTTCTCACCATTTGAACTGTGAAATCACTCCGATAGTGAGAACTCGGGGCTGAGAGAAACGTCTGACGCTGATACAATAGCCGCAATTTTTAGTCCGCCCTAAAATCTGGCGTCTTGCACATCGATAATAATTTCTGCAAGCTCAGGGGCGGAAAATAAGAGGTTTGGAGAGAAGTCCTATGCACAAGCTGCTCCGGCAGGGATTGGTGTTGCAGTTGCTGGCTCTGATCATCAGTGTTCTAGCCCTACCGGTCCAAGCTCGAGTCATCTCGGATTTGTACGAAGTTGTCGAGGCTGTGTCGAGTCGCGGAGCCACGGATCGTGCAGCAGCCGGAAGTCGCGGCCTGGAACGGGTGTTCGTACGTGTTACGGGAGATGCCGCTGTCGGTAGTAACCCAAATGTGCAGCCGATATTAAAAAATGCACAGCAGTTTGTTCAGGGGTATCGCTATACCCGCGAGGACAATCAGCTCTACTTGCACCTTTCCTTTGATCCTCAAGCGATCTCCCGGCAAGTTAATCAAATGAACTTGCCCATGTGGCCTAACAATCGCCCCGGCACTTTGGTGTGGCTTGCAGTAGATACCTTGCAAGAGGGCCGCAGTGCTTTGAGTGAAGAGGCGACCCCGGAGCTCTTCTCTGTACTCGAGGCAATGGCTATCGAGCGCGGTGTCCCCCTGGATTTCCCTGTAATGGATCTCAATGACCAGCGCAATATGCCCCTGGGAGCTCTCTGGGCCCAGGATGAGCAAGCAGCTGAGAAGGCGGGTTTTCGCTATAGCCCCGATGCCACTTTGATGGGCCGGGTGCTTCAAGCTTCAGGCCATCGCTGGCAGGCAGATTGGTTGCTAATCCACGGTGGTCGTAGCTATGCCTTCGATACTGCCGGAGGTTCGCTGGAAGAGGTCGCTCTGCGCGGTGTTAACCAACTGGCCAATATTCTTGCACAGCGCTATGCGGTGTCCCCGAATGGCCAGGACAATCAGTTGGGTGCGGTGATTGTTGAGTTGTCTGGTATCGACAGTTTTGCTGATTATGCCAAGGCATCTGGTTATCTACAGGGGTTGGCACAGGTCAGCAGTGCTAACCTGCTCTCTGTTGAAGGGGACCGAATGCGCCTGGCACTGGTCACTTCGGCAGGGTTGAGCAATTTGCGTGATACCCTGGCTCTAAACCATAAATTGCGAGCACAAGCGGACGGAGACGCCATTAACCTGAATGGATACCGTTCACCCTTGGGCAGCGCTGAGAATCCGTTGCGCTATCACTGGGATTGAGATGAGTATTCCGCAACAATTGCCGCTGGGGGTATCCCTGCGGGATGACGCCACTTTTGATAACTTCTACCTGTCGGATTCAGATCCAAATCGACAGGTAGTTGCCCTGCTGCAGTCTTTTGCCAGTGGCGAGAATCCCGAGTCTGTAATTTACATTTGGGGTGAGGCGGGTAGTGGTATTAGCCACTTGCTTCAGTCTGCTTGTCAGTGCGCAGAGGCCAATGGTCGCTCTTTCCATTATCTCCCTCTCGCAGACCTAATGAACATGGACCCGGCTGTTATTCTCGACGGACTCGAACGACTGGACCTTGTCTGTATAGATGACGTTCATTTGTTGGAGGGGCAGCCCGAGTGGCAGACTGCTATTTTCCACCTCTATAACCGAGTTAAGGATGGCGGCAGGCAGTTATTAATGGGGGCTCGCAAGTCACCCCGCGGTATGGATATTGCCCTGGCTGATTTGCAGTCACGCCTACACTGGTCCCTGGTGTTCCAGCTCAAAACCCTGAATGACAGCGATAAAGTTGCCGCCCTGCGCCGTCGCAGCCGTCTGCGCGGTTTTGACCTGCCGGAAGATGTGGCCCAGTACATATTGCACCGCGCCCCGAGGGATACTCGAGCACTCTTTCTGTGTCTGGAGGAGCTGGACCGGGCTTCACTTATGGCTAAGCGTAAAATTACCATTCCTTTTGTTAAGCAGGTTTTGGATATCTGACCCCAGAATTGGGTCCTGGCCGACCTGCTTTAGCTCCCTGAGCTCATTTGGGCTCCTCTATCTTGTGTTTTAGCGGCACTAGACGCTTTTTCCGCCTACTATGGTTGGTGTTTACTCACTTCACCTCCCCCTATCTACTCCTGCTCCATCTCCTTCACCTGTGTATTTCCGTGTGAAATCTGCTCTGCTCACGATACCAATTTGAGGCAGCGAGTGGGTTTATGGTGAGTCTTGCCCCTGTTTGCTCCCAAATGTCTCTGGTTGAGGGCAGCGTTATGCCAAACATTCATAAAATCCTGTATGTCAGCCATGCTGCTGAGGATGAAAGCAGTGGGCTCATGCAGGCTTTTGCAGTGGCGCGCAATCATCAGGCGGAGATAAAGGTTTTACTGGTCTGTCCGAAGGTGCCGGAAGGGTTTGAGGAGTTTAGTCGGCTCTGTGTGAGGACAATGCTTGATAGGGTCAGGAGTGAAATTGAGTCGGCCCGCTTACATATGGAGTTATCGGCGGAAAGGACCAATTTGGAGATTGAGTCAGATTGTGGTGCCCGACCTGCCGAGCGGGTGATCCGCCGGGTATTGGCTGAGGGCTATGACCTGGTGATCAAGAATGTTGAGGGTCGTAGCCAGCTTAAGGGCTTCAAGGCAATGGATATGGATCTGCTGCGAAAGTGTCCCTGCCCGGTATGGCTGTGCCGCCCAATCAAGGAGCATCGCAACAAGATACAAGTGGCTGTAGCTCTCGACCCTGAATGCGAGGATGGCAGCACTTATGACTTGGCGATCCGGTTGCTGCGCTGGTCGCGAGTACTCGCTGACAGTTGCAGTGGGGTGTTGAATGTTATTTCCTGTTGGGACTTCGATATCGATGAATACTTGCGGCGTCATTTTCCCTTGAGCGCCTCTGAGGAAGAGTTGGATGAGGCCACTGAATCAGCGCGAGCCCAACACCGCTCAAAGCTCGATGTATTGATACGCGCATCCGGAATTGAGGGGGAAATACGTATTCACCATGTGGTTGCCCATCCAGATAACTTTATTCCATTGCTGATTGAAGAAGAAGGTCTCGACCTGCTGGTTATGGGCACTGTTGGACGGGCGGGTATTCCCGGTTTCATTATGGGGAATACTGCGGAGAATATATTGCAGAAGGTCAGTTGCTCCCTGCTGGCTCTGAAGCCCAGCGACTTTGTATCGCCGATAAAATAGTTGTGAATTATGGGTCTAATTCAGCTTGGCCCCTGCGCTGATCGCTCTATCGGAATTCTCTGCTGCGGGAGTTGAGGTGATCCTGATACCGGGACAAAATTACAGCTAAGAATTCGGGAGAAATATAATGATTAAGACTATTGCCAAATGGTTTGGCGGCTTATTTTTTGTGGGGGTTTTGGCAGTTTCTGCTTTTGCTATTAATGCAGTTTATTTCAAGCCTTGGTCTATAGATGTATTTTTTGAACGTGTCTTTATAAAAATCGGCAGTAGCAGTCCGGAAATCCTTTCACAAATTAGAATTTTGGAACAATTTGGAATTGATGGACACAATGCGCATCTCGATGATTTGTCTGAAGAAGAGCAGTTGCGTGTTATTGAAATGATGAAGAGCGAGCTGGCGGTATTGCGCAGCTACGATCGCGAAAGTTTGGAAGGGCAGCAGGCCATTTCCTATGATGTGTTAGAGCATCTTCTCAGTATAAAGGCGGAAGTTGAACGCTGGAGGCACCATGATTACCCGCTTAACCAAATGTCGGGTGAGCAGAATAGGTTGCCGGAGTTTCTCGCTGAAGTACATCAGATCAACAATGTAAAAGAAGCTGATTATTACTTGTCTCGTCTGGGAGAGGTCGGACGTAAGTTTGATCAATTGCTGGATGGTCTGAAGATAAGGGAAGAGAAAGATATCCTGCCTCCGCGCTTTGTTGTCGATAGTGTTTTAGAGGAAATGCAGGGTTTTATCGCCGCGCCGGTAAAAGAAAATATACTTTATACCTCATTACTGGAGCGACTTAACAAAATTGAAAAGCTGGATAAACAGGAGCGGGAAGGTATTCTCAGCCAAGCTGAGTTGCTGATTGGTACAGAAGTTTACGCCGCGTATCAAGGGCTAATCGATTATTTCAGTACTCTCCGGTTAAAAGTTGGAGAGAACAATGGTGTTTGGGCATTGCCGGATGGGGATGCCTACTATGCCTATCAGGTACGCAACTTTACCAGTACAGATATTGCACCGGAGGAACTCCATCGTATTGGATTGGAAGAGGTTGCAAGAATTGAAACGGAAATGAATGAAATTTTTTCATCCGTTGGTAGAACCAGTGGCACTATTAGCGAACGTTTCTCTGCGCTGAATAATGATCCCCAGTTTCTTTATGAGGATTCAGATTTAGGTCGGGAGAAAATTATTGCCGATTACCAGGTAATGATTGATGAAATTGATGCAGGCCTGGGTGACTATTTTGATTTAAAACCCAAAATGGGTGTTGAGGTGCGCCGAGTCCCAGAGTTTAAAGAGCAAGGTTCGGCGGGAGCCTACTACAACCCTCCAGCAATGGACGGGTCTCGCCCCGGGGTATTTTATGCAAACTTGCGGGATGTTCATGAAACCAAAAAGTTTGGAATGCGTACCTTGGCTTACCATGAAGCGGTACCTGGGCATCACTTCCAGTTGGCAATTGCACAAGAGCTAAAAGGTGTGCCGACTTTCCGTAAAATGGGGTTGTTTAATGCTTACTCGGAAGGGTGGGCACTGTACTCCGAGAAGCTTGCTAAAGAAGCCGGTTTCCAGGAAAACCCCTATGATGATTTGGGTCGGTTGCAGGCGGAAATGTTCCGGGCTGTGCGGTTGGTTGTGGATACTGGAATGCACTATAAGCGCTGGAGTCGCGAGCAAGCGATTGAGTATATGCTGGAAAAGACCGGTATGACTGAGTCCGAAGTCACCACCGAGATCGAGCGATATATGGTTTGGCCCGGTCAGGCACTGGCCTACAAAACCGGTATGCTGAAGATTCTTGAGTTGCGTGAACGCGCTAAAGAAGCGCTTGGTAGCCAGTTTGATATCCGCCAGTTCCACAATGTAGTTCTCACCAATGGCGCTTTGCCATTGGCAGTGTTGGAGCAGCAGGTAGATCAGTGGATAGCAACCAACAAGAGTTAGGATTCACTTTTGCAGAGTATT
This DNA window, taken from Microbulbifer sp. VAAF005, encodes the following:
- a CDS encoding outer membrane protein transport protein produces the protein MNKKYLRHAVLAAAISSVSQGAMAAGFYLQETSATGLGRAFAAENTIGDNAAILARNPAGSALFNTYTISLGATYVDPEIDVDGDVTYYVGSAETGYLGFETPASADDYATSAVIPNGYLAAPINDEWSWGLAMYTDFGLETDFPDNFPATTIANKTSLLTVNIQPSVAYDFNNQFSIGLAANIFYVDAELNTTFPDDFLIGDVVEPVLGFNPAGATVLDVKGDAWDLSWTIGGLWRISDNTRAGISYHAKYDPKIKGEVSSDIAPSPLDSFDDTSGNLTLNLPDTLELGFYHRFNNNWGVAVGYMWTNWDRFERLEAFIPSAGEDYNPLLLKEENFQSGSRFSIGGEYYRNDEWTFRFGYAYDQGAARDGLNRHETEELSELVDEDLPITWRTLSIPDTDRQWLTVGGTYSLSEKLTVDGSFAYIWGDDEVIQEANNISDTLITYFDGGTTKTEAYLFSLALNYQF
- a CDS encoding DUF3108 domain-containing protein; translated protein: MRLFATSLFLFLITGQAIAAELEPFKATYAARFNGISITATRELSGQDGNWRLDFDSSALFASIKEYSRFTSQDGHITPQHYEYRRKGLGRNRATVLNFEPSKGMIFNVHNPERDLKDAPPNILDKVSYQIQLALDVAAGKTDLQYKVADGKKIRDYKFSQVGTETLKTPLGPVETIKVARVRDKDSGRETTVWIAPQWNYALVKLIQREENGKRYQINLTNLSINGEKVAASQ
- the purN gene encoding phosphoribosylglycinamide formyltransferase; this translates as MSCRVAVLISGSGSNLQALLDAAAQEGAPFSVTAVVSNKADAYGLTRAEQAGVPTSVVDHRDFSSRETFDHALIEEIDKCKPDLVVLAGFMRILTPDFVRHYNGRLINIHPSLLPKYQGLHTHKRALEAEDKEHGVTVHFVTEELDGGPPIVQAIVPIKEGDTPELLAKRVQVQEHIIYPMAVTWFAQQRLQMADDRVQLDGELLPHHGVQVSA
- the purM gene encoding phosphoribosylformylglycinamidine cyclo-ligase — its product is MSDSKPQSTQTSLSYKDAGVDIDAGNALVERIKNVAKRTSRPEVMGGLGGFGALCELPSGYKEPVLVSGTDGVGTKLRLAMDLGIHDSIGIDLVAMCVNDLIVAGAEPLFFLDYYATGKLNVDIAAEVVTGIGKGCELSGCALVGGETAEMPGMYEGDDYDLAGFCTGVVEKSEIIDGSKVKAGDVLIGLASSGPHSNGYSLIRKVLEVSGADLQQDIGGETLAKALMAPTRIYVKNLLQLMKTFQVNALSHITGGGLLENLPRVLPEGCSARIDVTSWEMPPVFNWLRDAGNIDSREMYRTFNCGVGMVICVPAEQSESALSALKQMGEDAFVVGTIEDAKEGAEAVELAGL
- a CDS encoding DUF2066 domain-containing protein, with the protein product MHKLLRQGLVLQLLALIISVLALPVQARVISDLYEVVEAVSSRGATDRAAAGSRGLERVFVRVTGDAAVGSNPNVQPILKNAQQFVQGYRYTREDNQLYLHLSFDPQAISRQVNQMNLPMWPNNRPGTLVWLAVDTLQEGRSALSEEATPELFSVLEAMAIERGVPLDFPVMDLNDQRNMPLGALWAQDEQAAEKAGFRYSPDATLMGRVLQASGHRWQADWLLIHGGRSYAFDTAGGSLEEVALRGVNQLANILAQRYAVSPNGQDNQLGAVIVELSGIDSFADYAKASGYLQGLAQVSSANLLSVEGDRMRLALVTSAGLSNLRDTLALNHKLRAQADGDAINLNGYRSPLGSAENPLRYHWD
- the hda gene encoding DnaA regulatory inactivator Hda, with amino-acid sequence MSIPQQLPLGVSLRDDATFDNFYLSDSDPNRQVVALLQSFASGENPESVIYIWGEAGSGISHLLQSACQCAEANGRSFHYLPLADLMNMDPAVILDGLERLDLVCIDDVHLLEGQPEWQTAIFHLYNRVKDGGRQLLMGARKSPRGMDIALADLQSRLHWSLVFQLKTLNDSDKVAALRRRSRLRGFDLPEDVAQYILHRAPRDTRALFLCLEELDRASLMAKRKITIPFVKQVLDI
- a CDS encoding universal stress protein, encoding MPNIHKILYVSHAAEDESSGLMQAFAVARNHQAEIKVLLVCPKVPEGFEEFSRLCVRTMLDRVRSEIESARLHMELSAERTNLEIESDCGARPAERVIRRVLAEGYDLVIKNVEGRSQLKGFKAMDMDLLRKCPCPVWLCRPIKEHRNKIQVAVALDPECEDGSTYDLAIRLLRWSRVLADSCSGVLNVISCWDFDIDEYLRRHFPLSASEEELDEATESARAQHRSKLDVLIRASGIEGEIRIHHVVAHPDNFIPLLIEEEGLDLLVMGTVGRAGIPGFIMGNTAENILQKVSCSLLALKPSDFVSPIK
- a CDS encoding DUF885 domain-containing protein, with translation MIKTIAKWFGGLFFVGVLAVSAFAINAVYFKPWSIDVFFERVFIKIGSSSPEILSQIRILEQFGIDGHNAHLDDLSEEEQLRVIEMMKSELAVLRSYDRESLEGQQAISYDVLEHLLSIKAEVERWRHHDYPLNQMSGEQNRLPEFLAEVHQINNVKEADYYLSRLGEVGRKFDQLLDGLKIREEKDILPPRFVVDSVLEEMQGFIAAPVKENILYTSLLERLNKIEKLDKQEREGILSQAELLIGTEVYAAYQGLIDYFSTLRLKVGENNGVWALPDGDAYYAYQVRNFTSTDIAPEELHRIGLEEVARIETEMNEIFSSVGRTSGTISERFSALNNDPQFLYEDSDLGREKIIADYQVMIDEIDAGLGDYFDLKPKMGVEVRRVPEFKEQGSAGAYYNPPAMDGSRPGVFYANLRDVHETKKFGMRTLAYHEAVPGHHFQLAIAQELKGVPTFRKMGLFNAYSEGWALYSEKLAKEAGFQENPYDDLGRLQAEMFRAVRLVVDTGMHYKRWSREQAIEYMLEKTGMTESEVTTEIERYMVWPGQALAYKTGMLKILELRERAKEALGSQFDIRQFHNVVLTNGALPLAVLEQQVDQWIATNKS